A single genomic interval of Bradyrhizobium japonicum USDA 6 harbors:
- the hemE gene encoding uroporphyrinogen decarboxylase, with product MPQSATKPFIDVLSGQRQATPPMWMMRQAGRYLPEYREVRAKAGGFLDLCFNPELAAEVTLQPIRRFGFDAAIIFSDILVIPYALGRSVRFEVGEGPRLEPLDDPAKVATLAAHADFSKLKPVFEALRIVRGALDPRTALIGFCGAPWTVATYMVAGQGTPDQAPARMMAYRHPEAFAKIIDVLVENSIEYLLAQLAAGADALQIFDTWAGVLPPAEFARWSVEPTRRIVEGVRAKVPDAKIIGFPRGAGAQLPGYVEATGVNAVSIDWTAEPAFIRERVQSRVAVQGNLDPLVLITGGAALDRAVDNVLANFAQGRFIFNLGHGIQPETPIAHVEQMLKRVRG from the coding sequence GTGCCCCAATCTGCGACAAAGCCCTTCATCGACGTGCTCTCCGGCCAGCGCCAGGCCACCCCGCCCATGTGGATGATGCGGCAGGCCGGGCGTTATCTGCCGGAATATCGCGAGGTGCGGGCCAAGGCCGGCGGCTTCCTCGATCTCTGCTTCAACCCGGAGCTCGCCGCCGAAGTGACGCTGCAACCGATCCGCAGGTTCGGCTTCGACGCGGCGATCATCTTCTCCGACATTCTGGTGATCCCCTATGCGCTCGGCCGTTCCGTGCGGTTCGAGGTGGGCGAGGGTCCGCGGCTGGAGCCGCTGGACGATCCCGCGAAGGTCGCGACACTCGCCGCGCACGCCGATTTCAGCAAGCTCAAGCCGGTGTTCGAGGCGCTCAGAATCGTGCGCGGTGCGCTCGATCCCAGGACCGCGCTGATCGGCTTCTGCGGGGCGCCGTGGACGGTGGCGACCTACATGGTCGCAGGCCAGGGCACGCCCGACCAGGCGCCGGCGCGGATGATGGCCTACCGGCATCCGGAGGCGTTTGCGAAAATCATCGACGTGCTCGTGGAGAACTCGATCGAATATCTGCTGGCGCAGCTCGCAGCCGGTGCCGATGCGTTGCAGATCTTCGACACCTGGGCCGGCGTGCTGCCGCCGGCCGAGTTCGCGCGCTGGTCGGTCGAGCCGACCCGGCGCATCGTCGAAGGCGTGCGCGCAAAAGTGCCCGACGCGAAGATCATCGGTTTTCCGCGCGGCGCCGGCGCACAACTGCCCGGTTATGTCGAAGCGACCGGCGTGAATGCCGTCAGCATCGACTGGACCGCCGAGCCGGCCTTCATCCGCGAGCGCGTGCAGAGCCGCGTCGCGGTGCAGGGCAATCTCGATCCGCTGGTGCTGATCACGGGCGGCGCTGCGCTCGACCGCGCGGTGGACAACGTGCTGGCGAACTTTGCGCAAGGGCGCTTCATCTTCAATCTCGGTCACGGCATCCAGCCGGAAACGCCGATCGCCCACGTCGAGCAGATGTTGAAGCGCGTGCGGGGGTAG
- the hemC gene encoding hydroxymethylbilane synthase, which produces MATRLKIGTRKSAMALAQTEEIARRLTAAMPDLDVEIVKFDTTGDLDQTSKLLPHGGKGGAFVAQIRAAVLSGELHAAMHSLKDMPGNEDTPGLVIGATLSRDPPSDALVLRDGVTLEALRQSRGKGFKIGTNAVRRAAYARRLFPDVEVIHFRGAADTRVRKLDNGDKQKLPDGGAVGPADALIMARSGLDRVGLSHRIAYEFSAAEMLPAAGQGIVAVECAAQDWQTRQILASIDDPSARASADAEREVLWVLNGHCNSPVAGFSTIAGDQMSLTASVLDLSGNTIIEASHTGPANRPRELGRAVGLDLLGKGAAEIIERSRPR; this is translated from the coding sequence TTGGCTACGCGACTGAAGATCGGCACACGCAAGAGCGCGATGGCGCTGGCACAGACGGAAGAGATTGCGCGCCGCCTGACCGCCGCCATGCCCGATCTCGATGTCGAGATCGTCAAGTTCGACACCACGGGCGATCTCGACCAGACCAGCAAGCTGCTGCCGCATGGCGGCAAGGGCGGCGCCTTCGTGGCGCAGATCCGTGCTGCCGTGCTCTCCGGCGAATTGCATGCGGCGATGCATTCGCTGAAGGACATGCCCGGCAACGAGGACACGCCGGGCCTCGTCATCGGCGCTACGCTATCGCGCGATCCCCCGAGTGACGCACTGGTGCTGCGCGATGGCGTGACGCTGGAAGCGCTGCGCCAGTCGCGCGGCAAGGGTTTCAAGATCGGCACCAACGCCGTGCGTCGCGCCGCCTATGCGCGGCGGCTGTTTCCCGATGTCGAAGTGATCCACTTCCGCGGCGCCGCCGACACCCGCGTGCGAAAACTCGACAATGGCGACAAGCAGAAGTTGCCGGATGGTGGCGCTGTTGGTCCCGCCGATGCGCTGATCATGGCGCGTTCCGGCCTTGACCGCGTCGGCCTCTCTCACCGTATCGCCTATGAATTCTCAGCGGCGGAGATGCTGCCCGCGGCAGGGCAGGGTATTGTCGCCGTGGAATGTGCGGCTCAGGACTGGCAGACGCGGCAGATCCTGGCATCGATCGACGATCCCTCTGCGCGCGCTTCTGCCGATGCCGAGCGCGAGGTGCTGTGGGTGCTCAACGGCCATTGCAATTCGCCGGTGGCGGGTTTTTCGACCATCGCAGGCGATCAGATGTCGCTGACGGCGTCCGTGCTCGACCTCTCCGGCAACACCATCATCGAAGCCTCGCATACGGGCCCCGCCAACCGCCCGCGCGAGCTCGGCCGTGCGGTGGGACTGGATCTGCTGGGGAAGGGCGCCGCCGAGATCATCGAGCGCAGCCGGCCGCGCTGA
- a CDS encoding GMC family oxidoreductase produces MNATSSLAPTDPEFDYIIVGAGSAGCVLANRLSASGKHSVLLLEAGPKDSNIWIHVPLGYGKLFKEKSVNWMYQTEPEPELKGRQVFQPRGKTLGGSSSINGLLYVRGQHEDYDRWRQHGNAGWGYDDVLPYFKKAENQTRGADQYHGSGGPLPVSNMVVTDPLSKAFIDAAVETGLPYNPDFNGATQEGVGLFQTTTRNGRRASTAVAYLGPAKARDNLKVETEALGQRVLFEGRRAVGVEYRQGANVRRARARKEVVLSSGAYNSPQLLQLSGVGPADLLRKHGIDVVLDAQGVGHDLQDHMQVRIVMRCSQKITLNDTVNNPFRRTLAGARYALFRKGWLTIAAGTAGAFFKTNPRLASPDIQVHFLPFSTDKMGERLHDFSGFTASVCQLRPESRGSLRIKSADPTVPPEIRINYMSTETDRTTNVEGIKILRKILHAPALKPFVISEYDPGAKVSTDAEILDYCRERGSTIYHPTSTCRMGNDALAVVDQRLKVRGLEGLRIVDGSIMPDLVSGNTNAPIIMIAEKASDMILEDAR; encoded by the coding sequence ATGAACGCAACTTCCTCTCTCGCGCCGACCGATCCCGAGTTCGACTACATCATCGTCGGCGCCGGCTCCGCCGGCTGCGTGCTCGCCAACCGCCTGTCGGCGAGCGGTAAGCACAGCGTGCTGCTGCTCGAGGCCGGCCCAAAGGATTCCAACATCTGGATCCATGTGCCGCTCGGCTACGGAAAGCTGTTCAAGGAAAAGTCCGTCAACTGGATGTACCAGACCGAGCCGGAGCCCGAGCTGAAGGGACGGCAAGTGTTCCAGCCGCGTGGCAAGACGCTGGGTGGATCGAGCTCGATCAACGGTTTGCTTTATGTCCGCGGTCAGCACGAGGATTACGATCGCTGGCGCCAGCACGGCAACGCCGGCTGGGGCTATGACGACGTGCTGCCCTATTTCAAGAAGGCCGAGAACCAGACGCGCGGCGCCGATCAATATCACGGCAGCGGCGGCCCGCTGCCGGTCTCCAACATGGTCGTGACCGATCCGCTGTCGAAAGCCTTCATCGACGCCGCAGTCGAGACCGGTCTGCCGTACAATCCGGATTTCAACGGTGCCACGCAAGAAGGCGTCGGCCTGTTCCAGACCACCACGCGCAACGGCCGGCGCGCCTCCACCGCAGTGGCCTATCTCGGTCCCGCGAAGGCACGCGACAATCTCAAGGTCGAGACCGAGGCGCTCGGCCAGCGCGTGCTGTTCGAGGGCCGCCGCGCGGTCGGTGTCGAATACCGGCAGGGCGCAAATGTGCGTCGCGCGCGGGCGCGAAAAGAGGTCGTGCTCTCGAGCGGCGCGTACAACTCGCCGCAATTGCTCCAGCTCTCCGGCGTCGGGCCCGCCGATCTCCTGCGCAAGCACGGCATCGATGTCGTGCTCGACGCGCAGGGTGTCGGTCACGATCTCCAGGACCACATGCAGGTCCGCATCGTGATGCGTTGCTCGCAGAAGATCACGCTCAACGACACCGTCAATAATCCGTTCCGCCGCACGTTGGCCGGTGCGCGCTATGCGCTGTTCCGGAAGGGTTGGCTGACGATCGCAGCCGGCACGGCCGGCGCCTTCTTCAAGACCAATCCGCGGCTGGCCTCGCCCGATATCCAGGTGCACTTCCTGCCGTTCTCGACCGACAAGATGGGCGAGAGGCTGCATGATTTTTCCGGTTTCACGGCCTCGGTGTGCCAGCTCCGGCCCGAGAGCCGCGGGTCACTGCGCATCAAAAGCGCCGACCCGACCGTGCCGCCGGAAATCCGCATCAACTACATGTCGACCGAGACCGACCGCACCACCAACGTCGAAGGCATCAAGATCCTGCGCAAGATCTTGCATGCGCCGGCGCTGAAGCCGTTCGTGATCAGTGAGTACGATCCCGGGGCGAAGGTATCCACGGATGCCGAGATTCTGGATTATTGCCGCGAGCGTGGCAGCACCATCTACCATCCGACCTCGACCTGTCGTATGGGCAATGACGCGCTCGCAGTGGTGGACCAGCGGCTGAAGGTGAGGGGCCTTGAAGGTCTCCGCATCGTCGACGGTTCGATCATGCCGGACCTCGTGTCGGGGAATACCAACGCGCCGATCATCATGATCGCCGAAAAGGCCTCCGACATGATATTGGAGGACGCGCGATAA
- a CDS encoding TetR/AcrR family transcriptional regulator, protein MAKQAERRAATTEAILAAARRLFGTQGFAATTMDEIAEGAGIAKGAVYHHFKTKEAVFEAVFDAVSRDLVTEIDGTARAEKDVLAAMVAGTQHYFAATAKGPTGQIILRDGPAVLGWERWREIDVKHFGGKLPRAIAAAMEAGLIARQPVEPLARLLLGAVTEAAVACAGRADIARAGAEYARAFKSLVEALRLRA, encoded by the coding sequence ATGGCCAAGCAGGCGGAACGACGGGCAGCAACGACGGAGGCGATCCTGGCGGCGGCGCGCCGCCTCTTCGGGACGCAGGGGTTTGCCGCCACCACCATGGACGAGATCGCGGAAGGCGCCGGCATCGCCAAGGGCGCGGTCTATCATCACTTCAAGACCAAGGAGGCGGTGTTCGAGGCGGTGTTCGATGCTGTCTCGCGCGATCTCGTCACCGAGATCGACGGCACCGCGCGCGCCGAGAAGGACGTGCTCGCCGCGATGGTTGCCGGCACGCAGCATTACTTCGCGGCAACCGCCAAGGGCCCGACCGGCCAGATCATTTTGCGCGACGGCCCGGCCGTGCTCGGCTGGGAGCGCTGGCGTGAGATCGACGTCAAGCACTTTGGCGGCAAGCTCCCGCGTGCGATCGCGGCGGCGATGGAGGCCGGCCTGATCGCGCGGCAACCGGTCGAGCCGCTGGCGCGGCTGCTGCTCGGTGCGGTCACGGAGGCGGCGGTCGCCTGCGCCGGACGCGCGGATATCGCAAGGGCGGGCGCGGAATATGCCCGTGCGTTCAAGTCGCTGGTCGAGGCGCTGCGTCTGCGGGCATGA
- a CDS encoding nuclear transport factor 2 family protein, which translates to MPSRDVVEAFAKRLENGEFVEAIEQYYTPDAATYENNAAPTVGRDKLVAKERGVLAASREVRAVRIGPSLIEGDHVATRWNFSFTNADGAVRTLDEIAWQTWRGDQLIEERFYYDPKQLGP; encoded by the coding sequence ATGCCGAGCCGTGACGTCGTCGAAGCCTTTGCCAAACGGCTGGAGAACGGGGAGTTTGTCGAAGCGATCGAGCAGTACTACACGCCCGATGCCGCGACCTACGAGAACAACGCCGCCCCGACGGTCGGCCGCGACAAGCTCGTCGCCAAGGAGCGCGGCGTGCTGGCGGCATCCAGGGAGGTCAGGGCCGTCCGCATCGGGCCGAGCCTGATCGAGGGCGATCACGTCGCGACCCGCTGGAACTTCAGCTTCACGAATGCCGATGGCGCGGTCCGAACGTTGGATGAGATCGCGTGGCAGACCTGGCGGGGGGATCAGTTGATCGAGGAGCGGTTCTATTATGATCCGAAGCAACTCGGGCCGTGA
- a CDS encoding putative bifunctional diguanylate cyclase/phosphodiesterase, with product MRTQTTSYFGRLFAGDLSAFGGPATDEAVAGHIRADQMSLVLGYSVGIMLANACNAAVLAIALWHSPDWKLALAWAVIVAGAAVAFGLQSHASRRITKPQFVSRRAMHRLVRNAFVLGVAWGIVPVAFFANAATGGQLVITCLCSGMLAGGALAFATIPIAAIAFTSPIFVGIAICLGRDGDPAYVLMAILVVVYGSVLLRAVFVNSFAFARRVIRQIEAERTVRQDPLTLLPNRFAFNETLEAALRRMALSGEEFAVLLLDLDRFKEVNDKFGHPAGDEFLVQVASRLQRCTRAAEHAARIGGDEFALVMANLARPEDALEIAERFVAAFDEPFQIEGRQIVGATSVGIVLAPRDGTTQLDIMKNADAALYRAKKAGPGTVCFFEEADDRVSRDRKALQADLEGAIARDELFLVFQPFLDLGENRITGFEALLRWQHPRRGLVPPTEFIPIAEETGLIHEIGEWVIRRACATLSDWPEDIRVAVNFSAAQFHSTGILQTIVQALADAKVAPHRLEIEITESMLLSKYGSAASILNALLELGITVALDDFGTGFSSLTYLRKLPFSRIKIDQSFIRDMLVQPDCAAIVKSVISLARDLRIGVVAEGVETVDQLEFLRQFGCDEAQGYLISRPVSADGVLALLNTKKLRATYAA from the coding sequence ATGCGGACTCAAACGACCAGCTATTTCGGGCGGCTGTTCGCCGGCGATCTGTCGGCCTTTGGCGGTCCTGCAACCGACGAAGCCGTCGCCGGACATATCCGCGCCGACCAGATGTCACTGGTGCTCGGCTATTCCGTCGGCATCATGCTGGCCAATGCCTGCAACGCGGCCGTACTCGCCATCGCGCTGTGGCATTCGCCGGACTGGAAGCTTGCGCTGGCGTGGGCCGTGATCGTGGCCGGCGCCGCGGTTGCATTCGGCCTGCAATCCCACGCCTCGCGCCGGATCACGAAACCGCAATTCGTTTCGCGCCGGGCCATGCATCGGCTGGTGCGCAACGCCTTCGTGCTCGGCGTTGCCTGGGGCATCGTCCCGGTCGCCTTCTTCGCGAATGCCGCGACCGGCGGCCAGCTCGTCATCACCTGCCTTTGCTCGGGAATGCTGGCCGGCGGCGCACTGGCCTTCGCCACGATCCCGATTGCGGCCATCGCCTTCACGAGCCCCATCTTCGTCGGTATCGCCATCTGCCTCGGCCGCGACGGTGATCCCGCCTATGTGCTGATGGCCATCCTGGTGGTGGTTTACGGCAGCGTGCTGCTGCGCGCGGTGTTCGTCAATTCATTCGCGTTCGCGCGGCGCGTGATCCGGCAGATCGAGGCCGAGCGCACGGTCCGGCAGGATCCCCTCACATTGTTGCCCAACCGCTTCGCCTTCAACGAGACGCTCGAAGCCGCGCTGCGGCGGATGGCCCTGTCCGGCGAGGAATTCGCGGTGCTCCTGCTCGACCTCGACCGCTTCAAGGAGGTCAACGACAAGTTCGGCCACCCCGCCGGCGACGAATTCCTGGTCCAGGTCGCAAGCCGGCTGCAACGCTGCACGCGCGCCGCCGAGCACGCCGCGCGAATTGGCGGCGACGAGTTCGCGCTGGTGATGGCCAATCTGGCGCGGCCGGAGGATGCGCTCGAGATCGCCGAACGCTTCGTCGCGGCCTTCGACGAACCGTTCCAGATCGAGGGCCGCCAGATCGTCGGCGCGACCAGCGTCGGCATCGTGCTGGCGCCGCGCGACGGCACCACGCAGCTCGACATCATGAAGAACGCCGACGCCGCGCTGTATCGCGCCAAGAAGGCAGGTCCCGGCACGGTCTGCTTCTTCGAGGAAGCTGATGACAGGGTGTCACGCGATCGCAAGGCGCTGCAAGCGGACCTCGAAGGCGCCATCGCCAGGGACGAGCTGTTCCTGGTGTTCCAGCCGTTCCTCGATCTCGGCGAGAACCGCATCACCGGCTTCGAGGCGCTGCTGCGCTGGCAGCATCCCCGGCGCGGACTGGTGCCGCCGACCGAATTCATCCCGATCGCCGAGGAGACCGGGCTGATCCACGAGATCGGCGAATGGGTGATCCGGCGTGCCTGCGCGACGCTTTCCGACTGGCCGGAGGACATCAGGGTCGCCGTGAACTTCTCCGCCGCGCAGTTTCACAGCACCGGCATTCTCCAGACCATCGTGCAGGCGCTCGCGGACGCGAAGGTCGCCCCGCACCGGCTCGAGATCGAGATCACGGAATCGATGCTGCTGTCGAAATACGGCTCCGCGGCGTCGATCCTGAACGCGTTGCTCGAGCTCGGCATCACGGTGGCGCTGGACGATTTCGGCACCGGTTTCTCCTCGCTCACCTATCTGCGCAAGCTGCCGTTCAGCCGTATCAAGATCGACCAGTCCTTCATCCGCGACATGCTGGTGCAGCCCGACTGCGCCGCAATCGTGAAGTCGGTGATCTCGCTGGCGCGCGACCTGCGCATCGGCGTGGTTGCCGAAGGCGTCGAAACCGTCGACCAGCTCGAATTTCTGCGCCAGTTCGGTTGCGACGAAGCGCAGGGCTATTTGATCAGCCGGCCGGTGTCGGCCGATGGCGTTCTGGCACTGCTGAACACGAAGAAGCTGCGGGCGACCTACGCGGCGTAG
- a CDS encoding DoxX family protein, with protein sequence MKSNSVSLAVDAFATGRADALILIGRILLAWVFVGSAYGAISNFSGSVGYFRSLNLPAPELFTMTTIVLEVLISVGLILGVGTRYCAILTFMFVLAATAIAHRYWEYPAGAQQIGQYNHFLKNVSIMGGAMLIFVTGAGRFSFDRAS encoded by the coding sequence ATGAAATCCAATTCTGTCTCGCTGGCAGTCGATGCGTTCGCCACAGGGCGAGCTGACGCGCTGATTTTGATCGGCCGCATTCTCCTCGCGTGGGTATTCGTCGGAAGTGCGTATGGAGCAATATCCAACTTCAGCGGCTCTGTGGGTTATTTCAGGTCCCTGAACCTTCCGGCACCCGAGCTGTTCACGATGACGACCATCGTGCTGGAAGTATTGATATCCGTTGGTTTGATATTGGGCGTCGGTACGCGCTACTGCGCAATCCTGACGTTTATGTTCGTATTGGCGGCAACGGCTATTGCGCACCGCTACTGGGAGTATCCCGCGGGTGCGCAGCAGATCGGTCAATACAACCACTTCTTGAAGAATGTCTCGATCATGGGAGGCGCGATGTTGATCTTCGTCACCGGGGCGGGCCGGTTCAGTTTCGATCGAGCATCGTAG
- a CDS encoding PDR/VanB family oxidoreductase — protein MRFIETWIPATLVATRDLAPGIREFLILPDQFDGTAYPVGSHINVSVTIDGLPETRSYSLVGEASPRGFRIAVRRAEDSRGGSRYMWQLAPGARLDITRPASLLAVDWARENYCLIAGGIGITPILGAAQALARRGADVTLHYAVRSRTDAAYLDDLAKMLGERLVVHASEEGRRLDLDALFGSLPQGALALFCGPMRMLDAARHAWIGAGHPLPDLRYETFGSSGTLPTETFRVRLKGTDVELEIPRERSMLDVLNASGHDVMYDCKRGECGLCAIDVVEVDGEIDHRDVFFSDHQKQSNQKICACVSRARGTITVDTLLRADAV, from the coding sequence ATGCGCTTCATCGAAACCTGGATTCCGGCAACGCTCGTCGCGACGCGCGATCTTGCGCCGGGCATCCGCGAATTCCTGATCCTGCCGGATCAGTTCGACGGCACAGCCTATCCGGTCGGCAGCCACATCAATGTCAGCGTGACCATCGACGGCCTGCCGGAGACGCGATCCTATTCGCTGGTCGGCGAGGCGTCCCCGCGCGGTTTCAGGATCGCGGTGCGCCGCGCCGAGGATTCCCGCGGCGGCTCGCGCTATATGTGGCAGCTCGCGCCGGGCGCCCGGCTCGACATCACCCGGCCGGCTTCGCTCCTCGCGGTCGACTGGGCCCGCGAAAACTATTGCCTGATTGCCGGCGGCATCGGTATCACGCCGATCCTTGGCGCCGCACAGGCGCTGGCGCGTCGCGGCGCTGATGTCACGCTGCATTATGCCGTGCGCTCGCGAACCGATGCCGCCTATCTCGACGACCTCGCCAAAATGCTCGGTGAGCGCCTGGTCGTTCACGCGAGCGAGGAGGGCCGGCGGCTCGACCTCGATGCGCTGTTCGGATCATTGCCGCAAGGAGCGCTGGCGCTGTTCTGCGGCCCGATGCGGATGCTGGATGCCGCGCGCCACGCCTGGATCGGCGCCGGCCATCCGCTTCCCGATCTCCGCTACGAGACCTTCGGCTCCAGCGGCACGCTGCCGACCGAGACGTTTCGCGTGCGCCTGAAGGGGACCGATGTCGAGCTTGAAATCCCGCGCGAGCGCTCGATGCTTGATGTGCTCAATGCCAGCGGGCACGACGTGATGTACGATTGCAAGCGCGGCGAATGTGGCCTGTGCGCCATCGACGTGGTCGAGGTCGACGGCGAGATCGACCATCGCGACGTCTTCTTCAGCGATCACCAGAAGCAAAGCAACCAGAAGATCTGCGCCTGCGTCTCCCGCGCCCGCGGCACCATCACCGTGGACACGCTGCTGCGGGCGGATGCGGTCTGA
- a CDS encoding GntR family transcriptional regulator, translating to MKTAPEREVDRSVSQTVKAQLALRDQILSGSLRPGERISELQAVETTGASRTPVRMALVRLEEEGLLEAIPSGGFMVKAFSERDISDSIELRGTLEGLAARFAAERGVSARELEPLKECLAAIDELLRQVPISVDAFSSYVTLNARFHALLTELSRSPPLIRQIDRASALPFASPSGFVMAQSALPEAQQILIIGQEHHRVVIDAIENREGARAEAVMREHARLAVRNLRLALRNRTHLDLLPALALIKTATD from the coding sequence GTGAAAACAGCGCCCGAGCGAGAGGTCGACCGCTCCGTCTCGCAGACCGTGAAGGCGCAGCTCGCGCTGCGCGACCAGATCCTGTCGGGGAGCTTACGGCCCGGCGAGCGGATCTCCGAGCTCCAGGCGGTCGAGACGACCGGCGCCTCGCGCACCCCGGTGCGCATGGCGCTGGTGCGACTGGAGGAGGAAGGCCTGCTGGAGGCGATTCCCTCCGGCGGCTTCATGGTGAAGGCGTTTTCCGAGCGCGACATCTCCGATTCCATCGAGCTGCGCGGCACGCTCGAAGGGCTCGCTGCGCGCTTCGCGGCCGAGCGCGGCGTTTCCGCGCGCGAGCTCGAGCCGCTCAAGGAATGTCTCGCCGCGATCGACGAGCTCTTGCGCCAGGTGCCGATCTCGGTCGATGCCTTCTCCTCCTATGTCACGCTGAACGCGCGCTTCCACGCACTGCTCACCGAATTGTCACGCAGCCCGCCGCTGATCCGGCAGATCGACCGCGCTTCGGCGCTGCCGTTCGCCTCGCCAAGCGGCTTCGTGATGGCGCAATCGGCGCTGCCCGAGGCGCAACAGATTCTGATCATCGGGCAGGAGCACCATCGCGTCGTGATCGACGCCATCGAGAACCGCGAAGGCGCCCGCGCCGAAGCCGTGATGCGCGAGCACGCGCGCCTCGCGGTGCGAAACTTGCGGCTAGCGCTGCGCAACCGCACTCATCTCGACCTCTTGCCGGCGCTCGCGCTGATCAAGACCGCAACCGACTAG
- a CDS encoding aromatic ring-hydroxylating dioxygenase subunit alpha, with product MTKPFPMNAWYAAAWDADVKPALLPRTICGKHVVMYRKADGSVAALEDACWHRLVPLSKGRLEGDTVVCGYHGLKYNAQGRCTFMPSQETINPSACVRAYPVVERHRYVWLWMGDPALADPALVPDMHWNHDPAWAGDGKTIHVNCDYRLVLDNLMDLTHETFVHGSSIGNDAVAEAPFDVTHGEKTVTVTRWMRGIEAPPFWAKQLGKPGLVDRWQIIRFEAPCTIAIDVGVAPTGTGAPEGDRSQGVNGFVLNTITPETEKTCHYFWAFVRNYQIGEQRITTEIREGVSGIFHEDELILEAQQRAMDENPDRIFYNLNIDAGAMWTRKLIDRMVAKENPPQQLQAAE from the coding sequence GTGACAAAACCCTTCCCGATGAACGCCTGGTACGCCGCGGCCTGGGATGCTGACGTCAAGCCGGCGCTGTTGCCGCGGACGATCTGCGGCAAGCACGTCGTGATGTACCGTAAGGCCGATGGCTCGGTGGCCGCGCTGGAGGATGCCTGCTGGCACCGGCTGGTGCCGCTGTCCAAGGGCCGGCTGGAAGGCGACACCGTCGTCTGCGGCTATCACGGCCTGAAATACAATGCGCAGGGGCGCTGCACCTTCATGCCCTCGCAGGAGACCATCAATCCGTCGGCCTGCGTCCGCGCCTATCCCGTGGTCGAACGTCATCGCTACGTCTGGCTATGGATGGGCGACCCTGCGCTCGCCGATCCCGCGCTCGTCCCCGACATGCACTGGAATCACGATCCGGCCTGGGCGGGCGATGGCAAGACCATCCACGTCAATTGCGACTACCGCCTCGTGCTCGACAATCTCATGGACCTCACCCACGAGACTTTCGTGCACGGCTCCTCGATCGGCAACGATGCGGTCGCCGAGGCGCCGTTCGACGTCACCCATGGCGAGAAGACGGTGACGGTGACGCGCTGGATGCGCGGCATCGAGGCGCCCCCGTTCTGGGCCAAGCAGCTCGGCAAGCCCGGACTCGTCGACCGCTGGCAGATCATCCGCTTCGAAGCCCCGTGCACGATCGCGATCGATGTCGGCGTGGCGCCGACAGGCACCGGCGCGCCGGAAGGCGACCGCTCGCAGGGCGTCAACGGTTTCGTGCTCAACACCATCACGCCGGAGACCGAGAAGACCTGCCACTATTTCTGGGCGTTCGTCCGCAACTATCAGATCGGCGAGCAGCGCATCACCACCGAGATCCGCGAAGGCGTCTCCGGGATCTTCCACGAGGACGAGCTGATCCTCGAGGCGCAGCAGCGCGCCATGGACGAGAACCCCGACCGCATCTTCTACAACCTCAATATCGATGCCGGTGCGATGTGGACGCGCAAGCTGATCGACAGGATGGTGGCGAAGGAAAACCCGCCGCAGCAGCTCCAGGCCGCGGAGTAG